The following DNA comes from Agelaius phoeniceus isolate bAgePho1 chromosome 7, bAgePho1.hap1, whole genome shotgun sequence.
ACAAGTCCCTGACTCACATGTCAAAGGCCGGTAGCATCCGTTTGGCCCAAACTAAAGCTGTGCATCAAATATTGGTTCAGTTTCTGATTTTCCTCCTCCTAACAGCCTTTGGGAATAGCCTTTTGTGGAGATTTACATTGACAGCTGACTAACCAATTAAATTGGTACAGCAAAATCATGTAATCCTCAGAATATCAGCATTAAATCCCCTCCAATACTGGATGAGATATGTTATTACCTGGGTACTAAAGATGGGGAATTATTCATGCAAAGAAGAGCAGACAGCTCTCTCTGTGGGGAATGAAAGACTGTAAAACTGTTGTTGGACAACAGCTGCAAAGATTAATTTCAACAGCTGCAAAACCACCCTTCAGTGAACTGTAACAGATCTCCAGAGAGTTCTTTTCCAGCTCTAAAAAAACTTTATAATGAAAACAAGTCTCAATTCTCACCTCTCCTCCACCAAAGGAAATTTGGTTCAATAAAAAGGAGTAACAGTTTCAAAGTAAAAAAGATGACTGCTACAAACTGTGGCATTAGACTGTTCATGTGCACAAAATATGCAGTTTGAGAGGGACTAGCTGCCAAATTCCATCAGAAGTAAATCTACATTGATGAGCTTATGTGCCTCTGAGTCACTAAATTTACTGCAGAGCTACAGAAACACAGTGATTCACACTCAAAACCGTGGAGAGCAATGAAAACTGAAGAGTTGTCATTAGTGTCAGgcttttgtttttgaagaatCATAATTTAAATTGTAAAGATCTTAtgttttgcaggtttttttcatttaaggCCTTCAATAATCCAAGAGTTCATATtgttttaaatcaaaattatcAGAAAAAAGCATAAGGCATAGTAAATATAGTAGCTGCTCAAACTGACAGTAATTTTACCCTCCTAATATAATTAAGACAAAATTACTTATGAAAGCCAATTTAATACATTATTAATTATCTATTGCACTTGTTAATCATCCGGAGCATTGCAAAAAACTGTTTAAggtccctggagccttttcaACTAACATTTAACAAGACCTTTCTCTACTGCAACGCTCTATTTTGCTTGCTTACACTGCAATAATTAATTATAAAGGAACATCAACAAATTGCAACTTGATACAAGCAAGACTGGTACAAATCCAAGCAAAGCATCACCTAAGTGAAGTATACAGTGTAGGTTTGCTATCAAACAACATTCGTTACAATAGATAATTGTTTTGGAATTTATTAATCATCTCAGTTTGTTCTGGTCTGTACTCCTAACACTAGGGAACTAcaattttcttcactttttttcaAGTAATTGTACAACAGTAGTTACCACTTTTTTGCACACTTTTAACTTCTGGCTTTCAGACAAATCCAGTTCAAATGGAAATCAAACTCTCAATTACATATTTTACAGCAGCAGTGTTCAAGAGTTCTAAACTTTTCATCCCACTGtcttttccttaaaaaagcacaaaccaaaccagaagAACTAGCACAAGAGCTTTATTTTGTTATAAAGCTACTCtagtttgctgctttggaaattGTCAATTTGATAAAACAAAGTGAGAATTTCAATTACTTAGTCTATTATAAATTTGTGGTATCTGATACTTAAAAGGGAGTAATTTATTTTCTGGGCAGCTACAGATCCACCTGGACATGCTCACATATATACCCTCCCATCAAGAAgcaaaatataataatatttttttcaaattacatAGTTCTATGTAAACAAGCAGAAGCTTCATGATATCCTGGGACAGTACTCACCTTTAGAAGTTTCCCAGTGTACAAAAGAATCAACTAAGGCCAATCCTTGTTTATAATAAAATGTAGTTAATTCTAGCCAGTCTGCTTCCAGTGTACTAACAACTGGCCCCTTTCTTGTTACTTTCATAGACAAAACACCTTCATGGTAGGTCCAGCAGGTAGAATCATCATCAAAAACATTGAAGACTGTATAGAGCTTGTCtaaggagagagaaaggaagaaagaaccTCAAAGACAGTTCTCCAAAATTTGTAATATTACTAATCTCCTATTTTAACaacattttctatttctaagCAACAGTTTTACTAATTGGTTCTTAATGTTACTCTGCTTAAGACCTAAACACACTCAGGACAAGGTGTGAGGGGAGGTACACTCTGGGATATAAGGAAAATGTGAACTTCTTACAGCTGGGCTGTCACTGAATTCTTCGGGTAGTTGGGGTTTGCATAAAGAAAACATACAAGGACTTAGAAAAACCAGTGGAAAGAGCCTTCATTTCTGCCACTCGTGGAACTTCTGGCTATAAATATTTACAACTATAAAAACAAAAGCCGATTTTCTAAGCTTGCAAATGCAAGGAATGGCTTGCACTGACTTTAACCCATTATTCTATGAAGTACCAGTGTAATTAGTTGCTCACTGGGATTTTCCCATAGTAACTGATGATCAGTGGAAGTTAAAGATACAAAACCAACATATCCTCAAATTGGTTTTCTGTCTAGGTATTAATACAGTGCTGTAACAAAACCAGTCACAAGCAAGCACTCATTACAAACTGACATATCCATAGCATATTAGGAAATCAGTGGTGCAAATTATGAAACCCTAACTATGTGTGTTCTACAAATACACTTGTGTGTCACTGGTGTAGACAAGTAACACaaagcagctgcccagaaataTTCTCAGATTGCTTAATACTGCTGGTCAGCCTAAATCAATGCAAACCAACCTTTAAATATCAAAGTTTTTGCACTGTCAAAACAAAGGAATTTGCTTAGATGACCCCAGTTAAGAAGTTAGTCTCTCTAGGCTCCAGAAACAGAAATTTCCAAAATAGGATTTGTACTCTAAGTAATCTGAAAGAATCCCTCtctgctttgagaagtgttacTACACCCACTGCAGGTGACATCAGGTGCCTAGAATAGGGGAAATTCAGAACAAAATGTGGAACTTTTAGTAAGAGATAactctttatacagttttatCACTTTCACAGGTGCTTACATCACAAGTGATCTGTTTATCCTGACAAaccttaatttcttttaatatatattgAAGTAAGATCTCTTACTCTACAGCAAAAGGAAATTGTTTCCCAATACAACTGTTCAATTCCTCACATCTACCAGAAATTTACCTCTGCAAGCAATGTGTTATAGTCAAAATTCAATAAAATAGTTCAAAAAGCAACATAACAGTAAAAATTCATACTTACAATCCCCAAACCTATAACTCAGACATAGTTTTTTGCCTCTTTTGAGCAGAGGTAAATGGAAGTGGCACACTGGTATAGCAGTACACCTACACACATGCAAGACTGCCTTGGAAAACTCACATCAGCATTTTTCAAAATGATTTATACATAAAAAATAGACCAAGAAAGGTGGTTAAGTTTCCAGAAGTTTTACCTTATGAACTCCAGTGATTTTCTATTTGACTAGTATAGAGAAACCTGGCATATCCTTGTCAAAGCTTTTTGAAGTTTGCTGAGAACACTGCATGTAGGGGATGCACTGGCTGGTGATCTACCTGGTCACACCAGCCTGTACAAACAGTGCTCCTGAACAGAACCTAGTGTTCCACTTCTTCCTTACAGGACTGCTAATACACAGCAAACTCACTATTTCAAGCCGTAAGAAAAGAGTTAAGCTTTACCAGATTATGCTGTAAAGGCTCACTTGTAGAAAAACTGCTTTTACTCAAGTGTTAAAAATAAGAGGAACATTGATTATCTCTGTGTTTAGAGTCATTATTCTCACAGTCTACAAACTGGAGAGCTGCTTTAACAGCAAAGTGAAAAGGTTGCTTTTGAGAGCAATTAAAACATGTCTGGCTCATCAGGAAATGTGGCCTGACGTGAAAGTTTCATGCTGCCTGCTTTCCACACAATTCTGTCTTGCATTAGTTCTCTTACTCAGAttacttctttctttttacCTTTTCCTCTTAGCAGCCAGGAGGCCTTAAGAGTTTCAGTACCAGAAGTCAATGTTTCAGACCATTTTTTGCACAGACTACACCAAGCACCTCATCCTTCTACAACAAACTTGTCTATCACAGCACCAACATTTTTTCAATTATGCTTTTCCTTCCTATACTTCCAGTGCTCACTTCTCTCTAAGAAATTCATTTTGTAACAATTATTGTCTTTGATTTCATGGTCAATGCATTAATTTCAGCCATCTCTTTCAGGACACTTCTTGAAGGCACATTAACCAGAAAGAATCCATTATGAACGGATTTATTTGGTGTACATTATGTGAGTTGCCTGGAAGCATGTAAAATTATGGCTCTAGCTGGAAGGGGCTCTCTTTGTTGTCATCTTTCAAACAGGCACAACTGGAATCACAAGGTATACTTTGAAATCACTACGTGTTTGTAATTTTATATTGAGTATATCTATGTGTGtgctgcagaaaatattttataacaaTTGCATCCTTCTAAAAGGAAGGATTTTTACTGCCACATGTTTGTTATACACATACTGAGCAAAAACCTTCAAAGGTGCCACATAACAAGCCACAATTACACTGTGGgcaattttggggtgtttgtggttttctttttttctttcaattgcAAACTAGAATTCTGAGAGTACATCTACAATAGTCtatatgaaaatgaaatatcattttaatatattaCTACAGCTCACATACATAAAACAGAAGGTGAGTgttccttctgctttttttatTGGCAACTCTTTTAGAAATATGTATACATTTACATACCTATGTGCAGAGGCATCTTCCAAAACCAGTATTTGATACaacagaaaatgctgttttattttttccaatgCCTCAATAAAATACCTTATTTCTGCAACAAACAAGCAGCATTTATTACCATCTCCTTTCCGTGGTTTAGAAGGGCTGACTTCTTTTCCAAACTGGAAATCTGAATCCTCTAACAGTCTGCTTTCTCCATGCATTTCCTCCTCTATCCCACTCTCAGATGAGTGACCACTTAATGTCCCTTCATTCCAGTTTTTATAGTTTTCCTCAAAGTTTTCTCGTCTGTGTTCCCTATTTCTTCTGCCCAGCGTGGATTCCAGCTCTGCACCTCCATCTGCACTTGTTCCATTACAGGCTTTAGGATGAGGAAAATGTTGTGTTACAAATCCCACAAACTTCTTTCCTCTTTTAGCAGCTTCATTAACCTGCAATACAACATAAATTTAGCTGCAAAGTCATTTTAGAATTGCATGgacctttttcttctttacagcTTCTACATACATGAACCACTTTACTAAACTGCTGTAGACATAAAGGCCTAACACTGTATTACAGAAGGGTGACTTGTCTTTGATCCTGCCCCTGCTTCAAAGTAAATGGAAGTTTTCCAGCATGTCTTTGGAGTCAGGCCAAGAAAGGTGGCCAACACTGGTACTGACCTCAGAGTAAACAAAAGCCTTCATTTAGAACAAACCCAAAGTACTTTATTTACTGTGTGTTATTGATAAGCAGTAtagtaagaaaataaatagtATTTCTCTAAATATGTGATGCCAGTCatattaaaaatacttctgTAATATTGGAGGTCAGTATCTCTCTCATGAGCCATGAGTCATTACCCCCTGGCTCCCTTGGAGGCTGCTCAGCTTTGTTATTACTGAGGACAGTGGAGGAGCAGAGTAAGGAGGGGGCTAGAAGCAAATGAAGTTCCTCTTATTTCAGCCAGTGGTGTCTCCTTGGCACTGAAGTCTCAATGCACAACTGTGACATCTTTGCCATCTGTGGGATGTGCCTGTTCTTGGagatggtttttttccctgggttAAGGAGTGCTGCCATTTAGGAAGGTGACCCCACTGACACTTTGTACTACAAGCTCCCCTGTGAAGTAAAGTCCTCAAAGGAAAGTACAGGAGCTTCAGCTCAGAAAGAAGATATCACATGGGAAGTACTGGATTAAGTGAGGGCAGAGGGGGAAGGATCTTTGTTCAGTTTACTCACATGAACTATTAATCCCCAGGGTGAGTAAAGATCAAACGAATGATGGTACTGCAATCCCTTTTTGGTGCCATGATAGTGACACTTCAGTCTATCTACTGGCATTATTTATGTACAGTAATGATACAGTATGCCAATCACTGTGGTCATATatacagagctgctgcttcaagGACAGCcaaaatagtttttaaatttaacaatttaaagttttaaatttAACAAAAGCAACAGAGAAAAACCGACAATACAAAAATCTTTTTGCTGAAACACCACAAAGTTTTATTGTTTcagatattaaaaaagaaagtacTAAGACTTGACTGGATTAATGGTTCTGTCCTTCTAAAACTGAGggcatttaaaaatcaaattattctcACATACTACTTCTGTAACAGATATGCTTCCAAGACTCCATCACTGCCCATTTCAAGTGTGTTTTTCCTTCTAATTTCTGTCTGCTACACTACACCACCAACCTGGAACAGGTATATATATCTTATAAATACATAATGTAATCACATTTTACATTTGAAGAACCCAAAAAAGTCAAAACAAGCCATTTATAAAATACAAACAACTCCCGAAATTTCAAAGATCATTAAAAAGATCTCCAATATGCTTCTTCTTCTACTACCCTCCTTGGCAACTAATGCAAAAGATACCACTAACTCTTGTAATAACAATAGCTTCCTGTTAGAGCAAGTCTTCAATTTTGCAGAGGAAGTTAAACACAAAAAGAACTAGAACTATAACTTGCATTCCAGTAGAAGTTTTCTGTAACCATACAATGTTTTCAAAAGCTGTGCcaagtaaatatttattatagtttctatatatgttgtattttttgttcaagaaagaaaagaacatttcttCTTGGGTACTGAACTcagaaaaacataaaattcACATATCATACAAGTGTTTTATAACTGAGCTTGAGCCTGATTTCACTTTCAGTGAAGACTTCCAAAGCTTTACAGAGATATTTAGTCCTACATGACAAAAAGTAACTCTTTTCTCATTTTGAGAGACGTTTTGTAGCTTCtataaaacaaacacaaaactaaAACCAGAACCACTAAATGTAACTTAGACCTAtaacagaaacaaaaatctgAAGAGAAGTTGGAAACAACCTCCCTTACCTTTTCTAGCAGTTCTTTCACTACTTCATTTGTCAGTGTTTCATATGTTAAAGGACATTCCTCAATCACCAGCCTGGGGTGCCTTTGTCCTCTGGGTGCTGCGTGCTTCTGGCTAGaacacagaaagaaagcagTCTTTGTCAGGAATTTGCTGCTAACTTGAGCAAATGCTTGCATATagaattcttttcttttggaaCAGTTATGAATGAAATCCTGACAATGCTTCTTCATACTATTTAGAAGTCAgtgggttttggtgttttgttccGTTTCTTACACAAAGTGACAGGTACTATGTGTTTCAATGCCAGGATAAGAATATTAATATTTAACAGGAATTTCATCTGAAGACCATGCAGAGAGATATTTTGGAAATGAAGCTTTACTGACAAACAGCTCTGCCTTTgtaataaataaatgcaaaaatctCTGACAATGCAAAACACACACATTCACACTATAAATTTAGTAAGCATAAAGCAGATTCGGTTTTGTAAAAAACACACCATGAATAGAAATGGTCCTTTTACACTGTTAACATCCTGCTGCTTAGTTTTTGTAACTaaaggagagctgcagctgttAAATGAAACAGTATAGGCAATTTCTAGCAACACAATGCAAAAACACTTACTGAGGGTTAAATAATGTTTGAATATCTCATATTGAAGCTGACAAACCCCAACTTCCATTTAAAGTTACAAAAGAGTACTCATGTTTCATCTAAAGCCAGTTGTGTTATTAGTCAGACAATATTTAGTGTATGCCAGTAATAATGGGATTTTATTTGATGCTTTCTTTgtataataatttcatttagaaaataaattctaaatGAAATTATTAGACATTCAAATATAGACGTTGACCTTCCAAACAGTAGTTGGAGAAGGCGTATTTGCCCACAGCACAACCAGCCTTGGTACATAtggcacctgggaagggaactGGAACCTACCCCAGTTTCACAGGTATGCTACAGTCTCATCCTTCACCCATTTAAGGGCCTAAAGGTTCCAAAGGATGCCACATCTACAGGGATAAGGCAAATTGTGGGAGCTGTGTGCTGGCAGTGTCAGCTTTTGGAAGCCTCAGCTCCAGGGCAAGCATTTTGCTTTCTTACTCAACTTTTTGCCAACAGGAACAGCATTTACATTGTTTGCAGATGAATTTATAAAGGTTAAGTTGCATGAACAGCAAATACTCCCAAAAATGCTTGTCTAATCAAAGGGTTTGAGAATTTCTCTCAAATGAACACTTTGAGAAAGCATTACTGCAGTGGCAGTATTTGGAAGCAAGGCAGCTTCCAATTCACACCTTCCCAGTCCTCAAATAAAGACAAGAACCTTTGTGCATCACATAAGGACTCAGGAGAGAAGGGGAAGCTTCACAGCTTTTAATGCTGTAAGAAATCCACTTTCTAGTTATTCAAAATAAgaacaagaaattatttttttttgcattcaaAGGAACTAATGAATGGTAACATTGCTTTGTATGTGCTTTTAGGATCACATGGTGATTTTAATGCAGTAAAAACAGGAGTAATAAACAAGACCATGGATCTGGAACATAAACAagctcctgcctctccctcAGTGTCAAAACTAAGCTTTTGTATGACCTCTGCTCCAGAATgaagattttcttcttaataaggaaaaacccaaactatCCCTGACAAATTAATTCACAATCTATGTCATTTTCCCCTGGGAAAGACAAAAGTTCTGAAAACCAAGAAAAAGCAAGCATGAGAAAGTTTAAAGCAGCTTTTTACTCTCCTAGTATTTTAGTTAATCTTTTATTTGCTGCAAGTTCTAAGACATATATTACACTTTGGATTTTTGTTAGGATATTTACTAAGGCAAAGGAAACATTGGCTTACTGTGTGCTTAGCATTTAAGACATTACTAACTGGCTAATCTGAGGTGCTCATTTCAAATTGATAAGCAACGAATGTTGAGCAGCCTACTTACAAATGGCTTCATTACAGGATCAGTGTATTCAAGTTATTTCCCTGTTACCTCAGCTTTAACCGGGAGAGCACCACTCGATACATGTGACTTGCAGGGAAGCTCCTCCTCCGTCCCACGGGCAGCAGAATGGGATGCACAGCTCCCACAACATAGCCTTTGCTGTAATACTCTTCCACCCGAGCTGCTATATCCAACACAGAACTGATCCTGATAACTTCTGGATTTGAAGAAGCTAAAAAGCAttgaaagcagaagaaaagcacatGATACTGTGTATGTCTACAAACACTTCGGGTGAGTTCCTTTTATGTAAGCCCCACAAAACCTATCCCCAGCCATTTATTAAAACCTACAGTTCTATTTACACAAGAAAAAGCAGATTCACGGATGATTCAACACTATTCAACTACTTCAAGTACCTATTTTTACAACTTAATACGATCTATTTTTAACATACTTGGCAACATTTTCTGTTTGATCAAGGTCTGCCAAGCTGATTTAAAAGCTGTGTTAACATCTAAACACATAATACGGTTGAACTTAACAAAGCAACTATTTTGTCTAGCCAAAGCTTTAAACATACTAATGCAGTATCCCTCAACTCCAGTTTTCAGGTAAATTCCCATATAACAGATTTAAGCCTACGACaactgatttgtttctatttatttttttcccttagaaGTGATCTGAGGAGTATCAGTTGACATTTTGACAGTCCCAATTCCTTTTTTCAACAGACTTACACATCACCTAAGTAAGCTTGTGCTGGCACTGATTTCTAAGGAGGGTCCCTCTCAGAGTGTGCAGGCATTTTGCATCAATAGGCAGCACCTGGATAATACATTATTGTTAGGGAAAACTTCTTGGAGAACCTTTTTTGAATGGTCCACAGATTttgcagagagaaaaggaagactCCATGCTGGTAACAGATACATGTTCTGCTACAGTCAGTCTGATGGGTCAGTAATTCCTGTTTCTCACAAGTACAGCTGGAACTCTAGATGCTCTCAGAAAGCAGGAAATCAATACTCATACACAAATAGCAGGAGAAGAGTCATTATGCCAGCACAGATTTGCCAAAGCTTTCATCTTTTGAACTTAGGAACTCTGATAACAAAACAGCCTGGCTGGAAATCTGCTGGTCTATTGGTGAGCCCTGCTCCAAGCAGCCTATTTGCCTGGGTCCTGATGGATCCCTCTTTGCAGGACTTTCTATGCATTAAGATCAGTGCCCATCTCCATCAAAGGATGCCTCAATTAAAACTAAGCAACACTTTTTCCAATATACAAGCAACTGTAATGTGCTGCCCTGAACATTCCCTTTCAAACCATACaactgaaaataattaaatacacTAACTCTTCTTTgattttgtaattaaaaaaatgcatgaagtaaaaaataaagtaaatgcAATTACATAAATCTCTCATCACTTTGCTGAGTTAATTTCTTGTCCCTACCCTCTCCTGTCTATCTGCATTATAGTGCAGGTTGGCAACAGCAAGGAATTTAAGGACCTATGACACAGAAGTCACTAACTTTGTCTGTCCTACTGTTTTAAACTATCATAAACCAGAGATATGACTCCTTAGTTTgcacaaatattttattctaaTAAACTGAATTAGAACTCTGCTGATTCACAAGTAGTGTTCTGTAAA
Coding sequences within:
- the RFTN2 gene encoding raftlin-2 isoform X1; amino-acid sequence: MGCGLRKLEDPDDSSPGKIFSTLKRPQVETKTDSAYEYVLLDFTLEASSNPEVIRISSVLDIAARVEEYYSKGYVVGAVHPILLPVGRRRSFPASHMYRVVLSRLKLSQKHAAPRGQRHPRLVIEECPLTYETLTNEVVKELLEKVNEAAKRGKKFVGFVTQHFPHPKACNGTSADGGAELESTLGRRNREHRRENFEENYKNWNEGTLSGHSSESGIEEEMHGESRLLEDSDFQFGKEVSPSKPRKGDDKLYTVFNVFDDDSTCWTYHEGVLSMKVTRKGPVVSTLEADWLELTTFYYKQGLALVDSFVHWETSKGDYLPKSLEGLFIYEEEGAGVPGSTRKGNDAIVVEQWTVIEGCEIKTDYGPLLHTLAEFGWLLTCVLPTPIVRHDSEGNLATKQVIFLQRPVMWSSAVQTPERKALRQMTGEEKGRVSSRSVGSDTAAFCPVETGQPPDEFHLSPSRQCWIKEGSSHYGGFPGFSSSDGVLRELDDGQFDQEDGVTQVTCM
- the RFTN2 gene encoding raftlin-2 isoform X2, which codes for MYRVVLSRLKLSQKHAAPRGQRHPRLVIEECPLTYETLTNEVVKELLEKVNEAAKRGKKFVGFVTQHFPHPKACNGTSADGGAELESTLGRRNREHRRENFEENYKNWNEGTLSGHSSESGIEEEMHGESRLLEDSDFQFGKEVSPSKPRKGDDKLYTVFNVFDDDSTCWTYHEGVLSMKVTRKGPVVSTLEADWLELTTFYYKQGLALVDSFVHWETSKGDYLPKSLEGLFIYEEEGAGVPGSTRKGNDAIVVEQWTVIEGCEIKTDYGPLLHTLAEFGWLLTCVLPTPIVRHDSEGNLATKQVIFLQRPVMWSSAVQTPERKALRQMTGEEKGRVSSRSVGSDTAAFCPVETGQPPDEFHLSPSRQCWIKEGSSHYGGFPGFSSSDGVLRELDDGQFDQEDGVTQVTCM